In Heliangelus exortis chromosome Z, bHelExo1.hap1, whole genome shotgun sequence, a genomic segment contains:
- the LOC139789592 gene encoding SKA complex subunit 1-like isoform X1 — protein sequence MGREEGGPLREIMASSDLEDLSLHINTKIATIKKILQLRNIGQEPSLKSMLCKIGQEMTVLHDLLNKMEAEVQQQEKLKDMLKELQKSAEREQKEAQHLYENIPPYLPKPTQSCLAGQIVKSENQNKVVEPARAKKPPKEQRPIKEAALITAEEFESVPGYMKGRLSYEQINAVVQEINKAVVGKYKILHQPLKSMSAPVRNLYHRFQEEETKDTKGEFFFVEADIREFTQLKLDKRFHSILNILRHCQRLREVRGSRLVRYVLC from the exons atgggcagggaggaaggcGGTCCCCTGAG AGAAATAATGGCATCCTCAGACCTGGAAGATTTGTCCCTTCACATCAACACAAAGATTGCAACTATCAAAAAGATTCTTCAGTTAAGGAACATAG GTCAAGAACCATCCCTCAAATCTATGCTCTGTAAAATAGGGCAGGAGATGACTGTCTTGCATGATCTCCTGAATAAAATGGAAGCTGAGGTtcaacagcaagaaaaactgaaggaCATGctaaaa GAGCTCCAGAAGTCTGCTGAGAGGGAGCAAAAAGAAGCACAGCATCTCTATGAAAATATTCCTCCCTACCTGCCTAAACCAACTCAGAGCTG CCTTGCTGGGCAGATTGTGAAAagtgaaaatcaaaacaaagttGTGGAACCTGCACGtgccaaaaaacccccaaaagagCAAAGACCCATTAAGGAAGCAGCTTTAATAACTGCAGAAGAGTTTGAAAGTGTTCCTGG GTACATGAAAGGTCGTTTGAGCTACGAGCAGATCAATGCAGTTGTGCAAGAGATCAACAAGGCTGTGGTGGGCAAGTACAAGATCCTGCATCAGCCTTTGAAATCTATGAGTGCCCCAGTCAGGAATCTCTACCACAGGTTTCAGGAAGAGGAAACTAAGGACacaaaag GTGAATTCTTTTTCGTGGAGGCTGACATCAGGGAGTTCACTCAGCTGAAGCTGGACAAACGCTTCCACAGCATCCTCAACATCCTGCGCCACTGCCAGAGGCTCAGGGAGGTTCGCGGCTCCAGACTCGTCCGCTACGTCCTCTGCTGA
- the LOC139789592 gene encoding SKA complex subunit 1-like isoform X2 — protein MASSDLEDLSLHINTKIATIKKILQLRNIGQEPSLKSMLCKIGQEMTVLHDLLNKMEAEVQQQEKLKDMLKELQKSAEREQKEAQHLYENIPPYLPKPTQSCLAGQIVKSENQNKVVEPARAKKPPKEQRPIKEAALITAEEFESVPGYMKGRLSYEQINAVVQEINKAVVGKYKILHQPLKSMSAPVRNLYHRFQEEETKDTKGEFFFVEADIREFTQLKLDKRFHSILNILRHCQRLREVRGSRLVRYVLC, from the exons ATGGCATCCTCAGACCTGGAAGATTTGTCCCTTCACATCAACACAAAGATTGCAACTATCAAAAAGATTCTTCAGTTAAGGAACATAG GTCAAGAACCATCCCTCAAATCTATGCTCTGTAAAATAGGGCAGGAGATGACTGTCTTGCATGATCTCCTGAATAAAATGGAAGCTGAGGTtcaacagcaagaaaaactgaaggaCATGctaaaa GAGCTCCAGAAGTCTGCTGAGAGGGAGCAAAAAGAAGCACAGCATCTCTATGAAAATATTCCTCCCTACCTGCCTAAACCAACTCAGAGCTG CCTTGCTGGGCAGATTGTGAAAagtgaaaatcaaaacaaagttGTGGAACCTGCACGtgccaaaaaacccccaaaagagCAAAGACCCATTAAGGAAGCAGCTTTAATAACTGCAGAAGAGTTTGAAAGTGTTCCTGG GTACATGAAAGGTCGTTTGAGCTACGAGCAGATCAATGCAGTTGTGCAAGAGATCAACAAGGCTGTGGTGGGCAAGTACAAGATCCTGCATCAGCCTTTGAAATCTATGAGTGCCCCAGTCAGGAATCTCTACCACAGGTTTCAGGAAGAGGAAACTAAGGACacaaaag GTGAATTCTTTTTCGTGGAGGCTGACATCAGGGAGTTCACTCAGCTGAAGCTGGACAAACGCTTCCACAGCATCCTCAACATCCTGCGCCACTGCCAGAGGCTCAGGGAGGTTCGCGGCTCCAGACTCGTCCGCTACGTCCTCTGCTGA